Part of the Streptomyces sp. NBC_01460 genome, CGGCGGATACGGGTTCTCGTTGGAGGACAGCTTCCAGCCCGGGCCGCCGGTGGACGCGGCAGGCTTGCCGGGTACGTACGCCGGGATGGTGTCGAGCAGGGTACGGAGCCTGGGTGACGGACCCCTGCTCGCGCGAGTCACGGCTTCATCCGTGCTTGCCTCACTCATGCCGTGTCCGTTCTGCTCGTTGGCCCGCACGGAGGGCAGGCACCCTGGTCTCTTCTCACCGAATGCGCTCCCCGGCGATCCAGACACCGACGATGTCACGGGTAGCGGTGATGTCCGTGGTCGGGTCGCCGTCGACCAGGAGCAGGTCGGCGCGCCTGCCGGGTTCGATCACGCCGCGGTCGTCGAGGCCGAACGTCTGTGCCGTGAGCGTCGTGGCTCCACGGAGTGCTTCTACGGGGGTGAGGCCGGCGGCGACCATGAGCCCCAGTTCGTCGTGCAGGGATTCTCCGTGCTCGGGTGCGAAGGGGACGCCGGGCGCGGAGTTCGCGTCGGTACCGACCAGGAGCCGGATGCCGGCCTCGTGGAACTTGGTCACCGTGTCACGGGCGTACTCGTACCTGAGCCCTGCCGCAGCCCGGGTTCCGGCGATACCTCGCATCATCGTCAGCGTGGGCGAGGACACCATTCCGGTGTCCCGCATGCGCTGAACTGTGTCGTCGTCGAGAACTGCGTCCAGGGGTGCGTGCGTGCTGATGTCGACGCCGGCTTCGACCGCGACGTGGAACGCGCCCGTGGTGATCGAGTGCGCCACGACCAGAAGGCCGTGTTCATGAGCCACCTCCACGATCGCGTTCACGGTGGCCTGATCCATGCCCTCGGGCGGAGCGGCCTCCGTGACGATCTTGATGTAGTCGGCGCCGTCCGCGACTCGGCGCTCGACGAACCGGCGCGCCTCCTGCGGTGTCGTGACGACGCCGTCCTCAGGGAATCCGGGCATCCTGGCGTGGTTTCCTCCGGGGCCGACCGCGGGGGTCGTCGCGCTGAAGACCTGGGCGACGCCTGCCTGCTCGCGCATCCCGGTGACGAAGGAAAGCGGCCAGGCCGCCATGTCCATCCCTGTGGTGACACCCGACTTCGCCAGGTTCTCCAGGTCGCCTCGCCCGAGTACGTGCATGTGTGAGTCGATCAGGCCGGGTAGTAGCACCTTGCCCGTACCGTCGATCACGGAGTCCGGTGTCCCGTCGGCCACGATGCCGGCACCCCCGATGAATACGCGCTGCGGCTCAGTCAGCCCGTCACCCGTGAAGACGCGAACGCCGCCGATTTCTGTCACAGCCGCCATGAGAACTCCTTGACATATAGTTTTTTCGAAAGGTATCAGGAAAGTGTAATCGCATACAGTTGCGCCATGACCGCCAACAGCACGAACCGTTCAGGCGACGAACGCCTGGCGCTGACGTTCTCCCAGCACGTGGTGCGCTTGCAGGGCCTCCTCGAGCAAGCCATCGCCCCCACCCTGGCAGCGCAGAGCCTTACCCCTGCCGAACTCGATGTGCTCGGAGCGTTGCGTTCGGTCGGCAGCCCCTACCGGCTCCGCCCCAAGGAGCTCGCGGCGCGTCTGCTCCTGACCACCGGAGGGCTGAGCAATGTCCTGCGACGGCTCGACACACGTTGCCTCATCTCCCGCGTCCCCGATCCCTCGGACAGGCGAAGTCACGGCGTCCAGCTGACACCCGCAGGAGTCACCACCGCGCAGGCGGCGACCTCTGCGGCGACAGCTGCGCTTCAGCGCACACTGTCCGCGGTGCCGGCCGCGACGCTCGCGGACTCCTTGCACCAACTGCAGTCGATCCTCGGCTCGATCGATGACGGACTGTCTGGCTGACCGGGGGACCGGCCATCCGTAACGTGACCCGTGGGCTCCTGGCCAAGGTGCTCCGGCCGGCCCGGTCGGTGTGGCTCCGGTCAGATTCCGAGCAGTCGTTCGGCGTTGCGGTGCGCGATGTCGAGCTTGGCGTCGGCGGACAGTTCGCAGTTCTCCAGGAAGGCGCGGGCACCCGCGTTGCCCACGAAGGGGTAGTCGACCGAGTAGATCATCCGGTCGGTACCCAGGACGTCGGTGCAGAAGCGCAGGTGAGGTGTGGTGAACATGCCGCTGGGGGTGTACCAGACGTTCTGGCGCACGTAGTCACCGATGGTCCGGTCGAGCCCTGTCGCCCGCTGGGGCAGTGCCTCGTCGAGACGGTCCAGGGACCAGGGGATCATCTCGCCCCAGTGACCGAGGACGAACTGCAGGTCCGGGTAGCGGTCCAGGGCTCCGCTGAGTACGAGGTGCAGGAAGTGAATGCCCGATTCGTTGTGCCACCCCCATCCGGCAGTGGCGAAGCGTGTGGCGACCACGGGATCGAGCCCCGCCTCGTAATTGACCGCGCTGGTTCCGCGGGTGGGTGGGCCGGGGTGCAGATAGATCGGGACCCTCAGTTCTGCGGCCGTCCGCAGGATCGGGTCGAACTGCTCGGCGGACAGGAACTCGTCATCCGTACGGCCGTGGATGAGGGTTCCGACGTGTCCGAGTTCCTCGACGGCACGCTTGAGCTCGGCCGGTGCCCGGTCCGCGGCGGACGTGGGCAGGGAGGCGAACGCGGCGAAGCGGTCGGGGTGACGGCCGCAGGCGGCCGCCAACCGGTTATTGGCCCCTCGTACCAGTTCGGGTGCCACGTTGGCCGGCAGGAACTGTGTGGTGAGGTTGGACAGCACCTGTACGTCGATGCCGTGGGCGTCCATGTCGGCGATGCGCCCCTGCTCGAGGTCTTCCAGTACCTCGGCCGTGGGGGAGTAGGGGAGTCCGCCGGCCGGTGAGTACGCCGTCGCGAAATGCGGGCTCACCTCGGCTGCTCGCCCGGCGGATGCCCGCGCCACCGCGGTGTCGAGGGTGTGCTCCTCGATGGTGATCAGCTTCATGCTGCTTCCTGTTGTTGACGGCTCGAAGGTGACTGTCATCCCTGGTCCTCCTCGCCGAGCCAGGCGAACGCGGACTTCTTGATGACGCGTTCCAGTTCGCTGCCCTTGGTGGCGAAGGTGCGCAGAACGGGAAAGCCGCTCAAGTCGAGCACGTAGGCCAGTGCCCCGTACTCGCACGGGTGTCCGGCCACCCTCTCGGGGTCGATGTCCGTGATCCCGGCAGGGAAGGTGAAGGTGGCGAAGTCGTACACGCTCTTGCGGTCGACGATGCGCCATACACCGTCCCGGCGCTCGATCCGGTCGATGAAACGGTTATGGCCGTTGCACCCCAGACCGAGGCTGCTGTTCTCGGCGATGATGACCGCGTTGGTCTCGCTGACCGCGCGGGAGCCGTCCGCCGAGAACGTCACGGCTGGAGACGTGATGAGGTGCTTGGTGCGCAGATCCGTGGCGGCCATCCGCGCCGACGCGTCGACGAAGTCCGAGGCCGCTCCCTCGAACCAGGTGATCTCGATCTGGGCCCCCGGGTGGAACAGCTCCCGGAGCCTGTCCCATCGGCCCAGGTCGCGATGGATCCAACCGGTCATGAGGTCGGCGATGTCCTGACGGTCCTGGAGTGTTGTCGTTTTGCGCATATCCCCAGTCTCCGACCGCTTCATCGATCGCGCCAATTGATAGATCTGATCTATCATTCGCTGAAAACGATCGGAGGTTCTGCGTGGAACTACGTCACCTGCGCTATTTCGTGGCTGTGGCCGAGGAGTGCCACTTCGGCCGTGCTGCCGCACGGCTGCACGTCACGCAGTCGACGCTCAGCACACAGGTGAAGGCACTCGAACGCGAGGTGGGGGGCCCTGTCTTCGTCCGTACCAGCCGCCGGGTCGAACTGACAGAAGCGGGAGATCTGCTGTTGCTCGAGGCGCGGCGTGCACTGGCGCAGGCCGACCGGGCCCTGGACGTCGCCCGGCGGTCGGTCAGAGGTGAGACCGGGGCAGTGCGGATCGGCTTCTCCGGAATCGCCGTACTGGAAGGCATCCTCTCCGGGGACCTGCGGCGCTTTCACCGAGCTCACCCCGCAGTCGAGCTCCACCTGACCGAGCTCCCGCCCTCCGCGCAGGTGCAAGGCCTCCAGGACGGCACACTTGACATCGGGTACAGCCCCGACAACGGTCTCCACGACACAGGGGGCCTCGCGGTGACGCGTGGAGCCCGGACGAACCTCTCGGTCGCCGTCCGCCACGACCACGCACTTGCCTCCGCGGCCTCGGTCACCCCCGGAGACCTGGAGGGAGAGAACCTCATCGTGTACGCAACCGACATGGGTGACCAGAGCGTGCTCGACCGGCTGGGGGCGGCCCGGGCGGAGCACGCGACCCACGTCCATCTCGTGACCAGCACCCTTGGCGCCCTTGCGCTCGCCTCTGCGGGCGTGGGTGTGGCTCTGGTGCCGGCCGCTTCGGAGCGCATCACACTGCCGGAACTCGTCCACCGACCCCTGCAGGGCATGGCGACGGACGTGGAGGTCATGAGGCTCAGTCGCCCCGACGAACTCTCCGGATCAGTACGCGCATTCGTCAGATCGTGTGCGGAGCCGCTCCCCGATCCGGACCGATGACCCGGAGTCGGGGAGCGGCCGACCGTCAGCTTCCACCGCCCCGGTCCGCCCAGGTCAGCCCAGGTTCCAGATCTGGTTCGTGCCGCCTGTGGCGGCCCACTGCTGGAGCGCCGTGCCGGGCGTGGCGGACTCCTTGGGCACGTCGACCACCCATCCACTGCTGAGGTTGACCAGGGTGTAGGAGGCGTTCGAGGAGGAGGCGTACGCGCCTGCGGCTTGCAGCACCCACTGTTGGTTGGTGCCGTTGTTGCAGGTCCACACGTCCAGGCGGGCACCTTGAGCCGCTGACCGCCCGGGGACTTCCAAGCACTTGCCGCTGTCGGCACCGACCAGGTTGTAGACGTTCCCGCGGACCTGGTGGAGCGTCCATCGCTGGTTGGCGCCCCCGGTGGCCGGCCACTGGATGACACCCGTTCCGTCGGTTCCGTCGGCGCCGCTGACGTCCATCAGAAGGCCGCTTGCCGCGCTGGTGAGGCGGCGGGTCCCGTCGGACGGGTCGGAGGTCCCCGTCCAGGTCCCGGCGCCCACATCGAGAGTCCAGGAGTTCTGCCAGCCGACCGCCACCGTGGTCCCGCTGATGGTCAGGGGCAGCCAGATCATGGGGGACGAGCCGAGGTCCTTGGTGTTCCAGCGGTCACCCGCGTAGATGTACGTGGTGGCCGAAGTGCCCTGTACCGGGATGATGTTGGCTGTCTGCGAGTCGTACGTCCTGCTGCCCGGGGGCGCGAAGGTACGGAACGAGGACCAGGGCCCTGAGAGCGAGGTGGCGGTCGCGTAGACGTTGTCGTTGGTCCGCCAGCCCGTCAGGTTCGAGGCGAGCAGGTAGTAGCGACCGCCGGTCTTGACCATCGCGGGCGATTCGACGTCGGAGAAGACCTTGACGGTGCTCTCGACGGAGAGGTAGTCGCTGGAGAGCCGCTCGATGCGCAGGCCGGTGTCGGGGTCCCGACGCATCAGGTACCCGGACCCGTCGGAGTCCTGGAACAGGCCGAGGTCCTTGCTCTGACGGCCCAGCGGCTGGGAACTGCCCCGGTAGTCGTAGGCGCCGCACGGCGTCCTGCTGGTGGCGACACCCGCCTTCGCCTCACCGTACGAGGGGTTGTCGATGTGCAGGTACATCACGTACGTCGAGGTGGACGCGTTGTGGATGACCTTGGGGCGCTCCACGATGCGGCCCGGGCCCAGGTCGCCGCCGGTCTGCCGTTTCAGAGCGGCCCCCTGATAGGACCAGTGGGACAGATCGGTGGAGCGGTAGCAGTCGATGGACTGGAAGCTCGTGTCGGACGAGTCCCTGCCGATCTTGTTCTCTCCGAAGGCGTACCAGGTGGAACCGACCTTGACGATGCCGAGGCCGTGCATTTGCAGGCCCCTGCCCGAGGTGTCGGTCCAGGACGTGCCGGGGGTGAACGTGCTGGTCGGGTCGGCGTGCGCGGGCGGTACCGCCACGAGCACGGCGGCTGCGGTGGCGAGGAGGGTGAGGACGCCCGTGAAGAGGACTCGGGCGGATGTCAGGAGGCGTGCGCGCATGAGTACCTCATGGGGATTCCTGTGATGTCTGCCAGGACGGTAATGATCGTCTGCATGTGAGCGCCCCCCGGACGGGGCGAGGTTTCGGCCGGCCCGGTTACCGCACCGTGGTCGAGCGTCTGAGGCGACAGTCGACTACGGTGCGGGCGGTTCTCGCTAAAGCACGGTCAAGCTGTCGATGTTCGCGCCCTGCGACTGGGTGAGAGTCGCGCGAACGGTGACGTTCTCCCCTTGCGGAAGGTCCGCGGTGAGGGAGGCCGACGCCCAGGTGTCCCAGCCGCCGGTGGGTGGCATGGCGAGGGTGCCGCGCTTCGTTCCGTTGACGTCGATGGCCAAGGGGCGGTCCGTGCTGCCGCCGTTGGCGTAGCGGATGGTGAGCTGCTTCCTGCCGGCTGCCGGGACCGCGACCGTCCAGGCGAGGGTGGATCCCGCCGCGGAGCCTCCGGTGGAGTCGGCGTAGCCGGTGCCGGTATAGCCGGGGTGGACGGTGTCGATGACGTAGGCGCTGTCGAGCCGCGCGGTTTCGGCCTGATGGACAGTGCCGCCGCCGACCTGGGGGAAGGAGGCGCCGCTGGGTTCGATGGTGGCGGCGTTGCCGCTGCCCATGGATGCGGGTATCACCGGTGTGACGACACTGAGGACCTTCGCCCCCGCGTCCCATGCGCATCCGGTGCCCCTGTCACTCAGGAGGGCCGCCGCCTCGCTGGTGAAGGCGGGCAGGGTGGAACCACCGTTGACCCGCATTCCCACCGGACTTTCCCAGCCGTGGATGCGGACGACGTAGCGACGTCCGCCGGGTGCGCCGTCGTACGTTCCCTGCGGATGTGCGATGACGACGCGGGAGGAGGAGTCCGTGAAAGTGAGCCGGGTGACGCTCGTCTTCCTGGCGGTTCGGTACTCCTCGGTCACCCCGTCGTCCTCGACCAGCTCGAACACGCCGTCGGCCCCTGCGTAGACATCCACCTCGAGCTGCCGCTTGGTGAGGTAGGCGGTGCTCTGCGCGTACGGGTACTTGGGCAGGATCGCCCCGGCCTTGACGAAAAGCGGTGCTTCGCCGGTGCGGGTGGTGTAGGAGAGATCCGTGGTGTCGGACCCGGTGTGCTTGGCGTCCGTCCAGAAGTCGTACCAGCGGACTCCCGCGGGCAGCCAGACCTGTTGGACGGCCCCGCCGTCGGAGGTCAGGGGGGCGACGAGGAGGGAGGGGCCCCACAGGTACTGCAGGTCGCGGCTGTAGGCCCGGGTCCGGTCCTGGTAGTCGATCACCATGGCCCTCGCCATCGGCATACCGGTGGCGGAAGCCTGGTGGGCGAGCGTGTAGATGTACGGCATCAGGCTGTATCGCAGGTGACTGTACTTCGCGAACTCGGCCTGCGCTTGCGTACTTTGGTCGAGTGGCCAGCGCGACGCCTTCTTGCCGTGGTCCTTGACCGAGGCCGAGGTGTGAGGGCGCCAGATCGGGGAGAGGCTGGACCAGGCGACGGGCCAGTTCCGGTAGAAGGCGTCGGAGACCGTGCCGCCCTCGAAGCCGCCGCCGTCGATGTTGGCGAAGGGGAAGCCGCCGAGGCCGGCCGTCTGCATGCCCCGGATCTGGTTCCGCATCTCGTCGTAGGTCTGGCTGATGTCACCCGTCCAGTAGTGCCCGTAGCGCTGCTGGCCCGCGGTGGCACCGCGACTCCACGTCCAGGGGCGCTTGGCCGATCCGATGTGCCCGGCTCCCGAAGGATCCCAGCCTTCCTCGCCGACCCCTTTGTGCAGGTTCAGGAAGTAGGCGTTGCGGTCCTCGGCCCATGTGCGGCCGTCCGCCATGCGCGCCGTGTACGGGATTCCTCCGAGGTCGTCGGTCTCGTCGATCCACAGGGCGTCGCCGGGGAAACCGAGGGACGGGTCGAGAGCCTTGTCCCAGAAGACCTTCCACACCCAGGCGCGGGCGTCGGGATTGCTCCAGTCGGGAACGGAATTGTTCTCCTTCACCTTCTGGAGGTCAGCTGCCGCAATGCTGTAACCAGGAGGTGGACCGCCCTTCCACCCCGCCATCTCGTTGGTGTTGTTGCGGTTGTAGTCCAAGGTCACCGTGACGCCGTTCTCGGACGCCCACTTCTGGTAGCCGGCAGGGTCGGGCCAGCGCTCGTCGCTGAACTCGAACCATGAGCCGGACCAGGAGCCCGAGCCCTCGCGCCAGCGGTTGTCATTGACCTGGTGGTCGAAGGGGAACCCCGCCGCGCGGTGCAGGCCGACCTTCTCGCGCCACCAGGCCTGGTTGCTCTCGGAGGCGAAGCTCTTGTCGGACATGTGGAGGCCGAAGATGGAGAGCTGGGGCAGTCGCGGGCGGCCGGTGAGCTGGGTGTAACGGTCGAGGAGCTGCGCGAACCGGGGCCCGTTGACCAGGAAGTAGTCCAGCTGAGGACGTACGCCCGCGGCGTCGTGAGCGTCGGCGAAGAATGAGTAGCCGTTGGTCCCGCCGAAGCTGAAGGTCGTGTCGAACGTGGTGTTGAAGAAGACGCCGTACCCCTTGCTGGAGAGGTAGAACGGCACGATCGCGGGCGCCTGATTGTTGGGGTTGTCGGCCGCAGCCGCCGCGTCGGCGTAGTTGTGGGAGACCGTGTCGCCGGTGCGGTCGAGCCGTGGTGTGCGGCCGAGTACACCATGTCCCGCCTTGAGGAAGCGCTCCTCGGCGGGTGGCGGGACGAACGCACCGGTGGTGACGGAGTGGTTCGTGCCGCTCCAGGTGATGCTGCGTGTGGAGTCCTCCTTCGCCAGCAGGGCTCCGGTGTCCCGCGCGTAGAACTCCAGACGCAGCGGCTTCTTCTGGAGAACGATGCGCAGGCCGTTGCCCGCGGAGGTGTTGAACTCGAGGGTGTTCGTGTTGACTTTGACGGTCAGACTGCCGCCCAGAGACGTGTGGCTCTGAGGCTGGACCATCTCGTAGCGGGTGTCGGAGAAGAAGTCCTCTCCGGCGCGGGCCGCGCGCACCCTGACCATCTGGTCGCCGTAGGGGGTGAGTCGCAGTCGTTGACCGGTCACGCTGGTGACCGTGATGTTGCGGCCCTCGGTGGTGTGTGAGGCGTAGTCGCCGAGTTGTTCCCGCTCGTCGGCGGCAGCGTAGGCGTGCTGCGGCAACGTGGTGACCGCGCCGGCGGCCAGCACCCCTGCGGCTGTCGAGAGCAGGGCCCGGCGCTTGATCTGATCGCGTTTCATGGTGTCTCCAATGCGGGTGGCCGTCCGGGGCGGAGCAGTGTTCTTACACATGCGGTGCGCGGGTACATGGGGGAGTGCACAGCACCCGACGGGTAGGGCAGTCGCCGTCGGTGCGTCGTCACGTCTGCGGCGGCCGGGGCGGGCTCGCCGGGACGGCGCGCGCACGAAACCGTTGCCGGCTCAGTCCGTTGTTCCGGCGAGTGTCCAGGTGACGGTGTCGGTGCAGGTGGACCCGCCGATGGATGCTCTGACCGAGACGGTGTTGGACCCCGGGCGCAGGGTCACACCCGTCCACGTGAAGATGCGGTCCGTGCTGCTCCTGGTGCCCAGCGAGGAGCCGTTGAGGACGGCGGTGACCTGCGCGGCGTTGGAGTAGACCTTCAGCTCGGTCACGGGCTCGGTACGTGAGGTCCAGCGCCGGCTGGTGATGTGGAGCGTGGGCGTGGAGGCCCAGTTCGCCTTGTACCAGTAGAAGGCGTCCTTGCGGGTCGCCCGGTCGTGGGTGACCAGGCCCTTGTCGTTGATGCCGGGCCTGCCGCCCTCGTTCCGCCCGTCGGAGGCGAAGTCGAACATGTTCCACACGAACGTGCCCCAGACGAACGGCCGGGCGGCGAACTGCTTCCAGGAAGCCTCGTGGAGCAGCGCCTGGTACTCCTCCGGGTGGAACGAGCCGCCCGCGCTGGGCGCCGACGGGTTGAGGGCGTGCTGGGCGGGGTTCGCTCCGGCGCCGTACTCGGAGACCGCGAAGGTGCGATCGGGATCGGCCTTGTGCAGACTGTCGGCCCAGCCGCCCAGGTCGTTGTAGGAACCCCCGTACCAGCCGAAGTACTTGTTGTACGCGACGGTGTCCGCGTGGCCGGCCACCTTGGCGTTGTTGCCGAGGTTGTTCGCGTAGGTGCTGATGCGGTCCGGGTCCTCGCTCCTGACGAGCTCGGCGAGCTCCGCCAGCAGTGTGTTGGTGGGAGTGTCGTCGGAGCGTTGCTCGTTGCCGATGCCCCAGAAGACGATCGAGGGGTGGTTGTAGTTCTGCCGGATCAGTTCGCGCAGCTGGTCGCGCGTGGTCGTGGTGAAGGCCGCGGAGCTGGTGATGTGATTGACCAGGGGAATCTCCGCCCACACGACCACGCCGGCCTCGTCCGTGAGGTGGTAGTTCTTCTGGTCGTGCTGGTAATGCGCCATCCGCACCGCGGTGGCACCGAGTTCCTTGATGAGTGTGAAGTCCTGTGCGTGGTCGGCGTCGTCGACGGCCCAGCCGTCCTGGGCGCGGTCCTGGTGAATGTTGACGCCGTGCAGGCTCAGATGCTTGCCGTTGAGCGAGAATCCGTTGTTCGCGTCAAGGCTGAAGTGGCGCAGGCCCAGCGGCTCGGTGACCACGTCCCTGACTGTTCCGTCGGCCGCGTCCCGGACCTCGATGTGGGCGCTGTACTGATAGGGGTCGGCCAGACCGTTCCACAGACGCGGTGTGGCGATGGTCAGTGTCTGTAGGACGTCAAGGCCGCTGCCGGCCCTGACCGTCTGCGTGGCGCTGCTTCTGTCCGCCACGATCGCGCCGTCGGTGTCGGTGACGATGGCTCGCACCACCACGGAGCGACTGGTGCTGTTGTTGTTGAAGATCTTCGCTGTGACGTCGACCGTCGCTGAGGCGGTGGTGACGCTCCGCTGACGCAGATAGACGCCAGGGCCGGCGTAGTCCAGCATCCGCACCGCGAGTCTGTCGATCGCGTAGAGGCTGACGTTGCGGTAGATGCCGCCCTGGAACGTGTAGTCCGCGTCCAGCGGGGCGATGTCGGGGTCGGGGGCGTTCGTCACCCTGACCGCGATCACGTTGTCCTTGCCCGGAGTGAGCGCCTCTGTGGCGCCGAACCGGAAGCGCGCGTACCCGCCTCGGTGCCGGCCGAGGTGGACTCCGTCGACCCAGACGTCAGCCACCTGGTTGGCCCCGGCGAACTGGAGGAAGAGCATTCTGCCCGATAGGTCTGCCGGCACGGTGACGTGCTTGCGGTACCAGCCGATACCTCGGTAGTAGTTGTTGCCGCCGTCCGCGCCGTCCGAGGCGTTCCAGGTGTGCGGCACGCCGGTCGCGCTCCATGCCGCGTCGTCGAAGCCGACGGCCTGGGCACCCGCGGCGTCGCCTTTGTGGAACCGCCAGCCGGAGTTGAGGCTCAGCCGGGTACGTAAGGCGGGTGGGTCGTAGGTCTGGGCGGCTGCAGCTGGGCCGCCGCCGGCGAAGGCGGCGACGACGCCTCCTGCCATGGCGCCCAGAACCTGCCGCCTGCTGGAAAGTTCCTTCATGGCGTGCCTTCCCTGGAGGTGTGGGGGATGCCCTCCCGGCCACTGTTCGCCTTCCGTGCGGCATCCGGGGCGTGGGTGGTTATGTATGTGAACGAAGATCTCTCACATGAACCCTGACAAGCGGCGAGGCTAGGCCTGGTGAGAGTGCAGGGTCAACCCTGCTGCAGAGGGTGCGAGTTCGAACTTTGGGCGCAGGCTGTGTTCAGGTGAGTGAACGGTGGGCGTGGGGGAACCGTTTGTGGTGTCGCTGCAGTCGGCGGGCGGGGTGCCGACGGGAGGGGGCGGGGTCAACGGTTCGGCCTGCAGCTTAGAGCTCAGCTGGCGTGTTGTGAACTGTTTGGTTGTCTTGAGGCTTGACGAAAAAAGAGACGAGACAGCACACTGTCCACCATCGTCCTCGCTGGGTGAGGTCAGCTCGTCGCGCCGGATGAGCACGACCAGCGCGCGATCAACTCCACCGTGTTCCGGCTCCGTTGCTGCATATGAGTCCCGGTCGGAACACGAACTCCTCTCTGCGGGTCTGCCCGGCCGTTCGCCACCCCAGGTGTGTATCGGCATGTGCCCAGACGCTGTGCGATGGGGTCACACCGCCTGCCTGCCGCTGACGGTCCGCCCGTGCATGCCCAGGTGGACCTGGAGCCGTGCGAGGGCCATGTCGGCCTTCTGCGAGGACGAGAGCTCCTCCCGTGATTCCTGCGCGCTGTCCCTGCAGTCACGCGCTCCTACGAACGGAAGATGAGGACCGATGAAATCTCGATGGATGGTGCTGGCGCTCGCCGCCACGACAGGCGCGGGTCTGGCGATGCCGCAGGCGGTGGCGTCACCGACGCCCGTGGCCCCCGCCGTTTCGGCTGAGGCGCCGGCGGGGGTCGTAGCGCCTCTGCTGGACAACGGCATCGCGGTCGACGCGCCGTTGATGGGCTGGAGCGGCTGGGGGTTCCTCCAGCGGGACCCCACAGCAGGGAAGTTCAAGGCGCAGGTGGACGCCCTCGTGTCGAGCGGGCTGAAGGACCTCGGCTACGACTACGCCAACATGGACGACTTCTGGTACAAGTGCCCGGGCAGTCAGGGCCCTGACGTGGACTCCGACGGCCGCTGGGTGACGGACGAATCACTGTTTCCGGGGAGCGGCTCCAAGGACGGCATGCACGTCCTCGGGGACTACGTGCACGGCAAGGGCCTGAAGTACGGCCTGTACGTGACGCCGGGCATCTCCGCCCAGGCGGTGGCGAAGAAGACGAAGATCAAGGGCACGTCGTACACCGCGGACCAGATCGCCATGACGAGCAGTGCGAGCAACTTCAACTGCAAGGGCATGCGGAACATCGACTTCAGCAAGCCCGGAGCGCAGGAGTTCATCGACTCCTGGGCCCAGCAGTTCGCCGACTGGGGCGTGGACTACCTGAAGCTGGACGGGGTCGGCCCCTCGAAGACGGACGACGTCAGGGCCTGGTCCAAGGCCTTGGAGAAGACAGGCCGGCCGATCGCTCTGAACCTGTCCGCCAGTCTGTCCGCCTCCTCCACCTGGTCGGACCTGTCGAACTCCTGGCGGATCGACGGTGACATCGGGGCCAGCCCGAAGGGCTACAGCTTCCCGCTCACCAACTGGGAGAAGGTCTTCGAGCGGTTCGACGACGCGGCCACGTACCAGCCGTACGCCAGGAAGGGAGGCTGGAACGACCTGGACTCCTTTGGCGTCGGCAACGGTGACGACGACGGCATCACCCCGCCCCAGCGGCAGACGAACATGGCACTGTGGGCGCTGGCCAGCTCCCAGTACATGCTGGGTGCCGACCTGACGGATCTCGACCCGGCCGACAAGGCACTGCTGGCCAACAAGAGGCTTATCGCGATCGACCAGGACGGCATTCCCGCCGCTCGGGTGATCAAGGACGGCAACCAGCAGGTCTTCGCCAAGCGTGAGAAGAACGGCACCTGGTACATCGGTGTGTTCAACACGGACACCACCTCCAGCCACACCTTCAGCCTCCCGTTGGCCAAGCTCGGGATCAGCGGCTCGGCGAAGATCACCGACATGATCAACAACGACAAGCCGCTGGGCACCGTCAGCACCTACACCACCAGCGTGGCCCCCGGCGGGGTCGCCCTCATCTCGGCGGTGGCCGCCTCCGGGACGGGCGGCACCGGCGCACTGGTCAGCGCCC contains:
- a CDS encoding TIM-barrel domain-containing protein, whose product is MKRDQIKRRALLSTAAGVLAAGAVTTLPQHAYAAADEREQLGDYASHTTEGRNITVTSVTGQRLRLTPYGDQMVRVRAARAGEDFFSDTRYEMVQPQSHTSLGGSLTVKVNTNTLEFNTSAGNGLRIVLQKKPLRLEFYARDTGALLAKEDSTRSITWSGTNHSVTTGAFVPPPAEERFLKAGHGVLGRTPRLDRTGDTVSHNYADAAAAADNPNNQAPAIVPFYLSSKGYGVFFNTTFDTTFSFGGTNGYSFFADAHDAAGVRPQLDYFLVNGPRFAQLLDRYTQLTGRPRLPQLSIFGLHMSDKSFASESNQAWWREKVGLHRAAGFPFDHQVNDNRWREGSGSWSGSWFEFSDERWPDPAGYQKWASENGVTVTLDYNRNNTNEMAGWKGGPPPGYSIAAADLQKVKENNSVPDWSNPDARAWVWKVFWDKALDPSLGFPGDALWIDETDDLGGIPYTARMADGRTWAEDRNAYFLNLHKGVGEEGWDPSGAGHIGSAKRPWTWSRGATAGQQRYGHYWTGDISQTYDEMRNQIRGMQTAGLGGFPFANIDGGGFEGGTVSDAFYRNWPVAWSSLSPIWRPHTSASVKDHGKKASRWPLDQSTQAQAEFAKYSHLRYSLMPYIYTLAHQASATGMPMARAMVIDYQDRTRAYSRDLQYLWGPSLLVAPLTSDGGAVQQVWLPAGVRWYDFWTDAKHTGSDTTDLSYTTRTGEAPLFVKAGAILPKYPYAQSTAYLTKRQLEVDVYAGADGVFELVEDDGVTEEYRTARKTSVTRLTFTDSSSRVVIAHPQGTYDGAPGGRRYVVRIHGWESPVGMRVNGGSTLPAFTSEAAALLSDRGTGCAWDAGAKVLSVVTPVIPASMGSGNAATIEPSGASFPQVGGGTVHQAETARLDSAYVIDTVHPGYTGTGYADSTGGSAAGSTLAWTVAVPAAGRKQLTIRYANGGSTDRPLAIDVNGTKRGTLAMPPTGGWDTWASASLTADLPQGENVTVRATLTQSQGANIDSLTVL
- a CDS encoding glycoside hydrolase family 2 protein, which encodes MKELSSRRQVLGAMAGGVVAAFAGGGPAAAAQTYDPPALRTRLSLNSGWRFHKGDAAGAQAVGFDDAAWSATGVPHTWNASDGADGGNNYYRGIGWYRKHVTVPADLSGRMLFLQFAGANQVADVWVDGVHLGRHRGGYARFRFGATEALTPGKDNVIAVRVTNAPDPDIAPLDADYTFQGGIYRNVSLYAIDRLAVRMLDYAGPGVYLRQRSVTTASATVDVTAKIFNNNSTSRSVVVRAIVTDTDGAIVADRSSATQTVRAGSGLDVLQTLTIATPRLWNGLADPYQYSAHIEVRDAADGTVRDVVTEPLGLRHFSLDANNGFSLNGKHLSLHGVNIHQDRAQDGWAVDDADHAQDFTLIKELGATAVRMAHYQHDQKNYHLTDEAGVVVWAEIPLVNHITSSAAFTTTTRDQLRELIRQNYNHPSIVFWGIGNEQRSDDTPTNTLLAELAELVRSEDPDRISTYANNLGNNAKVAGHADTVAYNKYFGWYGGSYNDLGGWADSLHKADPDRTFAVSEYGAGANPAQHALNPSAPSAGGSFHPEEYQALLHEASWKQFAARPFVWGTFVWNMFDFASDGRNEGGRPGINDKGLVTHDRATRKDAFYWYKANWASTPTLHITSRRWTSRTEPVTELKVYSNAAQVTAVLNGSSLGTRSSTDRIFTWTGVTLRPGSNTVSVRASIGGSTCTDTVTWTLAGTTD
- a CDS encoding glycoside hydrolase family 27 protein, with translation MKSRWMVLALAATTGAGLAMPQAVASPTPVAPAVSAEAPAGVVAPLLDNGIAVDAPLMGWSGWGFLQRDPTAGKFKAQVDALVSSGLKDLGYDYANMDDFWYKCPGSQGPDVDSDGRWVTDESLFPGSGSKDGMHVLGDYVHGKGLKYGLYVTPGISAQAVAKKTKIKGTSYTADQIAMTSSASNFNCKGMRNIDFSKPGAQEFIDSWAQQFADWGVDYLKLDGVGPSKTDDVRAWSKALEKTGRPIALNLSASLSASSTWSDLSNSWRIDGDIGASPKGYSFPLTNWEKVFERFDDAATYQPYARKGGWNDLDSFGVGNGDDDGITPPQRQTNMALWALASSQYMLGADLTDLDPADKALLANKRLIAIDQDGIPAARVIKDGNQQVFAKREKNGTWYIGVFNTDTTSSHTFSLPLAKLGISGSAKITDMINNDKPLGTVSTYTTSVAPGGVALISAVAASGTGGTGALVSAQTGKCIDIDGNVYLPGTKTQIWDCNDGLNQLITPTSSGELRTMGATECLDVFGNGTTPGTRVSQWNCHGGTSQKWTVKSDGTIVAQRSGLCLDVKGGKTANGTELQLWTCNGTDGQKWSWDGR